In a genomic window of Pangasianodon hypophthalmus isolate fPanHyp1 chromosome 1, fPanHyp1.pri, whole genome shotgun sequence:
- the si:ch1073-59l16.1 gene encoding polymeric immunoglobulin receptor isoform X3: MTKLQGWKTGRPVTQAVFTVDNVPVQQGKSIVIPCLYNAEYINHPKYLCFGRTWAFCKDVMQTKHRMLSISDDQTQQIFTVTMKNVTTSDAGQYWCSVKTPGLDVKTSFQLKVKKATPELYVDDQMVTGYEGGHVVISCHHQTKKPIAWCKMTGTCVKTTGTMSGALVQLSSMDGGFTVTMSKLTMNNTGWYWCSAGDEQIPVHITVQRSTPNWESRSSFAWLIFLGSLLALACMALNVFRQQKQKCEMFSVSRRSESPYVSMKKPNIQQHEDKDFEAQDYEIMSSPVQSLEVQGKKAEGNESLKRDGGHITY, translated from the exons TTACTCAGGCTGTCTTCACAGTGGATAATGTGCCTGTACAACAAGGAAAGTCCATCGTCATTCCTTGTTTATATAATGCAGAATATATTAATCATCCAAAGTACCTATGTTTTGGAAGGACATGGGCTTTTTGCAAAGATGTTATGCAAACGAAACACAGGATGCTGTCCATTTCGGATGACCAAACCCAGCAAATATTTACTGTGACTATGAAGAATGTAACAACTAGTGATGCTGGTCAGTACTGGTGTTCTGTTAAAACCCCTGGCCTTGATGTAAAGACATCCTTTCAACTAAAAGTCAAAAAAG CTACTCCTGAGCTGTATGTGGATGATCAGATGGTAACTGGATATGAGGGCGGCCATGTGGTGATTTCCTGCCATCATCAAACCAAGAAACCAATAGCATGGTGTAAGATGACTGGCACATGTGTGAAAACTACTGGAACCATGAGTGGTGCCTTGGTTCAGCTCAGCAGTATGGACGGGGGTTTTACTGTGACCATGAGCAAGCTGACAATGAACAACACAGGATGGTACTGGTGCTCAGCAGGAGACGAACAGATACCTGTTCACATCACTGTACAGAGGAGTACACCCAACTGGGAGAG CAGAAGCTCATTTGCGTGGCTGATATTTTTGGGATCGCTGCTTGCATTAGCTTGTATGGCTCTGAATGTGTTCAGGCAACAGAAACAAA aatgtgAAATGTTCTCAGTGTCCAGGAGGTCTGAAAGTCCATATGTAAGCATGAAAAAACCAAATATACAA CAACATGAAGACAAAGACTTTGAAGCTCAGGATTATGAAATTATGTCCAGTCCTGTGCAAAGCCTGGAG GTTCAGGGGAAGAAAGCTGAAGGCAATGAATCACTAAAGAGAg
- the si:ch1073-59l16.1 gene encoding polymeric immunoglobulin receptor isoform X1: protein MMMTELFLLMLFITGKLSVTQAVFTVDNVPVQQGKSIVIPCLYNAEYINHPKYLCFGRTWAFCKDVMQTKHRMLSISDDQTQQIFTVTMKNVTTSDAGQYWCSVKTPGLDVKTSFQLKVKKATPELYVDDQMVTGYEGGHVVISCHHQTKKPIAWCKMTGTCVKTTGTMSGALVQLSSMDGGFTVTMSKLTMNNTGWYWCSAGDEQIPVHITVQRSTPNWESRSSFAWLIFLGSLLALACMALNVFRQQKQKCEMFSVSRRSESPYVSMKKPNIQQHEDKDFEAQDYEIMSSPVQSLEVQGKKAEGNESLKRDGGHITY, encoded by the exons TTACTCAGGCTGTCTTCACAGTGGATAATGTGCCTGTACAACAAGGAAAGTCCATCGTCATTCCTTGTTTATATAATGCAGAATATATTAATCATCCAAAGTACCTATGTTTTGGAAGGACATGGGCTTTTTGCAAAGATGTTATGCAAACGAAACACAGGATGCTGTCCATTTCGGATGACCAAACCCAGCAAATATTTACTGTGACTATGAAGAATGTAACAACTAGTGATGCTGGTCAGTACTGGTGTTCTGTTAAAACCCCTGGCCTTGATGTAAAGACATCCTTTCAACTAAAAGTCAAAAAAG CTACTCCTGAGCTGTATGTGGATGATCAGATGGTAACTGGATATGAGGGCGGCCATGTGGTGATTTCCTGCCATCATCAAACCAAGAAACCAATAGCATGGTGTAAGATGACTGGCACATGTGTGAAAACTACTGGAACCATGAGTGGTGCCTTGGTTCAGCTCAGCAGTATGGACGGGGGTTTTACTGTGACCATGAGCAAGCTGACAATGAACAACACAGGATGGTACTGGTGCTCAGCAGGAGACGAACAGATACCTGTTCACATCACTGTACAGAGGAGTACACCCAACTGGGAGAG CAGAAGCTCATTTGCGTGGCTGATATTTTTGGGATCGCTGCTTGCATTAGCTTGTATGGCTCTGAATGTGTTCAGGCAACAGAAACAAA aatgtgAAATGTTCTCAGTGTCCAGGAGGTCTGAAAGTCCATATGTAAGCATGAAAAAACCAAATATACAA CAACATGAAGACAAAGACTTTGAAGCTCAGGATTATGAAATTATGTCCAGTCCTGTGCAAAGCCTGGAG GTTCAGGGGAAGAAAGCTGAAGGCAATGAATCACTAAAGAGAg
- the si:ch1073-59l16.1 gene encoding polymeric immunoglobulin receptor isoform X2, whose product MMMTELFLLMLFITGKLSVTQAVFTVDNVPVQQGKSIVIPCLYNAEYINHPKYLCFGRTWAFCKDVMQTKHRMLSISDDQTQQIFTVTMKNVTTSDAGQYWCSVKTPGLDVKTSFQLKVKKATPELYVDDQMVTGYEGGHVVISCHHQTKKPIAWCKMTGTCVKTTGTMSGALVQLSSMDGGFTVTMSKLTMNNTGWYWCSAGDEQIPVHITVQRSTPNWERSSFAWLIFLGSLLALACMALNVFRQQKQKCEMFSVSRRSESPYVSMKKPNIQQHEDKDFEAQDYEIMSSPVQSLEVQGKKAEGNESLKRDGGHITY is encoded by the exons TTACTCAGGCTGTCTTCACAGTGGATAATGTGCCTGTACAACAAGGAAAGTCCATCGTCATTCCTTGTTTATATAATGCAGAATATATTAATCATCCAAAGTACCTATGTTTTGGAAGGACATGGGCTTTTTGCAAAGATGTTATGCAAACGAAACACAGGATGCTGTCCATTTCGGATGACCAAACCCAGCAAATATTTACTGTGACTATGAAGAATGTAACAACTAGTGATGCTGGTCAGTACTGGTGTTCTGTTAAAACCCCTGGCCTTGATGTAAAGACATCCTTTCAACTAAAAGTCAAAAAAG CTACTCCTGAGCTGTATGTGGATGATCAGATGGTAACTGGATATGAGGGCGGCCATGTGGTGATTTCCTGCCATCATCAAACCAAGAAACCAATAGCATGGTGTAAGATGACTGGCACATGTGTGAAAACTACTGGAACCATGAGTGGTGCCTTGGTTCAGCTCAGCAGTATGGACGGGGGTTTTACTGTGACCATGAGCAAGCTGACAATGAACAACACAGGATGGTACTGGTGCTCAGCAGGAGACGAACAGATACCTGTTCACATCACTGTACAGAGGAGTACACCCAACTGGGAGAG AAGCTCATTTGCGTGGCTGATATTTTTGGGATCGCTGCTTGCATTAGCTTGTATGGCTCTGAATGTGTTCAGGCAACAGAAACAAA aatgtgAAATGTTCTCAGTGTCCAGGAGGTCTGAAAGTCCATATGTAAGCATGAAAAAACCAAATATACAA CAACATGAAGACAAAGACTTTGAAGCTCAGGATTATGAAATTATGTCCAGTCCTGTGCAAAGCCTGGAG GTTCAGGGGAAGAAAGCTGAAGGCAATGAATCACTAAAGAGAg